GTTGTTGCGAATGGCAGCAAACATTGTGCTTTCTTCTTGACGAATATGATCGCCAATCGCGTCCATCAACTGTTTAACTTTTTCTTTGAATTGAGGTGAAGATGGGCTAAGAGCCTTAATTTCTTCTAATGCTTGCTTGGCATGAGCTTGTTCATCAAACAATTCTTGGGTGTTATCTTGACCGTAGAAAGGACGTACTCTTGGGTAGACTACTTCCTCTTCAGCTTCAGCGTGGGCACTTAAATCCTTGTAAATTTGACCGAAATACTCTTGGATCTTCTGTGGATCGTTGCTTTGTAGTAGTTCGGTGAACAGGGTATTTACCTTGTTGTGATCGAGGCGGATGACATCTTGGATATTTAGATCCTTTTTGTCGCTGTTTTGGGTGACAGCACTACCTACCACACCACTGACTGCGGCCAAAGCGTCTTGAACACGTGCCCAAATTCCTTGATCTGCATCTTGTCCAGTGAGTTCGCGGACACCCAGAATTTCTAGAATACCTTTGAGTTGCTCTTGGTGAGCGCGGTTCTCAAAGTTAATAGTATTCAAAGGTGCGATCGCTAGCAACACATCAGCACCAATTTTTTGAGCAGCTTTGTGAACTATCAAGCCACTCATTACTATTTGATGTTTCAGTAATTCATGCTGAGAGACTTTTTCATACAGGCTCAACTCAGAACCTTTGAACAATTCACGAGCTTTTTCAATGAATTGTGTAACATTTTTTTTGGGTTCTGCCTGAATCCCATATTGACCAATTACGGTTTCTAAAACACCAAGGTTTTTTTCATCATCTTTGATAAAATTTCGGATGCGATCGGCAATTTCGCTATCAAGTCCTTGTGTCAAAAGCGATTGTTCATTTTCGATGACCAACTGTTGCAGGGCTTTAAGACTTGCAAGTTTTACAGCAATAGCATTGCGTTTCGTATCATCTAAAGTAGTTACCATCTGTGTTCTCCGTCGGCAAAGTGTTCGTAATTCTTACTTGATATAACCTTGACACAGAGGTTAGGGAGATTCCATCTTTCTTTTGAGCGATCGCTCTCACAACTCTGGGTAGAGAAATAAAACTTTTCGTTACAGAAAAATTGAAGCGATCGCTTTAATTTATGGTTGCAATCAAATCAAGCAGTTTAGTATGACATTCAAATTGAATAGATTACCAATTTAGGAGTAATCTATATCTTTGGAATGAAAATTAACATCAAAAAAACTACTTCTTATTCAAGAGGGCAAAATCGTAACCAGTCCCACTAGAACAAGACTCACAACGCTCAATTTTGACTAGCATTGCTTCTCCTTTACGCTCACCGGAGGGCAAAAAGTTAATCGTTCCCGTTGCTCCAGATGTTGAAAAATTGCGATTGGACAATACCCTTTGCAACCCTTCGCGGGTGCTGTCTTGTTTTAAGCCAGCAACAATTGCTTGGAGTGCATCATAAGCTCCCGCCGTTCTCTGATTTACTTGTGCATTCCAAAGCTGAAAGGCATTTTTCGCAAAGGGATTATCTTTATTAGCATCACGATGCCAATACACAGGTAACACCATTCCTTCGAGATCCTTGCCATTTTGTAAAGTTGTTGCACTGTACATAGTTTCAGAAGCAAACAGTGGCTTTCTACCTTTAACCTCTTGTGCTACTTTGGTGGCAAAATATATATTTCTGATTGAAGGCATTAATAAAAAGCCACTTGCATTGTCTTCTATGGCTTTATCTACAAAAGCTCTAGGATCAAAATTCTTATCTGCTAAATTACAAGGTGTACTAATAACGTTGCTGCCATATTTCTTGATAGCTTGAGTGTACTGTTCTACAAGTATCTGATTTGATGAAGGGGTTGAAGTATCTCTTGAGCTACGAACATCGCCACAAATAGCAACATTTCTTGCTTGTCGAGCAATGTAGCGAGAATGATTATCTACTAAATTCTCATAGAGCGGATTTATATGAAATAAGTAGTTAGTTGGAGAACTATTAGGCTGATTATTTATGGAATTGTTATCTAATTTTTCGGGATTTTCGGCTTGATTTGGCCGCTCAACGGGTAAGACTAACACCAAGCGATTCTGATTATAAATTGCGGTGTTACGTCTAACCCCCACTGCTGCCACAATGCTTTTGTCTTGAACTAATTCATTATCTAGTCGAGCAAAATCTTCTCTATTTTCAGCACTTGCAATCACAATTTGCAGCTTCTTACCATTAATTCCTCCTTGGTTATTAACTTCATTTTGAGCTTGAGCTACACCACGCAAAATTTCTTCTGATAAACTAGGATCAAAGTTAATTGATGCTATAACAGCAACTTTGAGAGTGTCCGAATTATCTTGTGCGATTTTAGCATTGTTTAAATAAATTAAAGTTTCCGGGTCATTAGGATTATTTTTTAGTGAAGCGGTAAACTTGTTAACAGCAGTGTTAAAATCTTTTTCAGCAAAAGCTTTAACTCCATCTGTTTTCTCAGGGTATGTTTGCACTTTCAACAAAATCCTTGTACCCAAATTCATTATTGAAGGCTTATTTGTAAATGAAGATATAGTAGATGTGGGGTTTGATGATGTTTTGATGATAGTAGAAGAAACTTTGCTAATTAACCATAAAATAGCTGCTACCATTACCCCAGCCAGACCTAGAGAAATAAGCAGTCTGAAGTTTTCTTTTTTATTTGTCATAAATAATTACCCAAATTTTACAAAATTTATCTGAAACAAAGAGATTTCTGACAATTGAGCAAGACCAACAATTTACCAACGATTTAAAAATATTGAGAAATAAGTTTGTTGATTATTTCAGACACAACCATAAGAATAACTGTCAATAAACCTGCAAGAATAACTAGTAATCCTACTAGCAGCAATCCATTTACACCAGCTACAAAAAGATTATTGGTTAGGAGATTTCTGAAAATAAAGACAATGAGTAAATTTGCTATGATAGCAATAAAAATTAAATAAGCTTTTTCGAGAAGCGGACGAGATTGAACAAAGACTAATCCTCCTAAAATTAGCAACCACAATCCAGAGCTAATCCAAGACGTTCCAAGAAAACTTATAAGTGCGATCGCTAAAAATGAACTACCCGATCCAGTTATTATTGCTCCAGACAATAATCTAATATTAGATAATTGTGGTAGATATCGAGTTGATTGATGTTGATTTTGTGGTTGCGATTTTGAGCGCAGAGTAGGTGGAATAACTGTAGGAGCCGATGTATACCTTAGCGGTGGCAACTTATTTAAGTCTTGTAAGACAGCCTGTGCAGATTGATAACGCTGTTCGTGATTTTCTTGTAGTGACTTATCAATAATCATCTCTAATTCCTGACTTATGGGTTGCGTTAAATGTTGCCGCCAACTAGAAACCCAACCATAGCCTTGTTTTATCCACAAACTCGAAGGAGGAATATTCGTCAGCAGATGAAAGCAAGTTATTCCTAAACTGTAGATATCACTGGAAGGAAAAACTTTACCCGCTTGCATTTGCTCAATTGGTGCATAACCTAATGAACCAATAATTGTCCCCACCGTAGTGTTTGTCGGTTCCGCTTTTTGCTTTGCCACCCCAAAATCAATAAGTACCAACTTCCCATCATTTTGACGGCGAATAATATTTTCTGGTTTAATATCTCGATGAATGACCTGTTGCTGATGTATGTCTACCAGTACAGATAATAAATCATTTAAAAAATCTCGAATCTTGGCTTCATCAAAAACTCCCTGCTGTTTTAACTC
This portion of the Nostoc sp. GT001 genome encodes:
- a CDS encoding ABC transporter substrate-binding protein, with amino-acid sequence MTNKKENFRLLISLGLAGVMVAAILWLISKVSSTIIKTSSNPTSTISSFTNKPSIMNLGTRILLKVQTYPEKTDGVKAFAEKDFNTAVNKFTASLKNNPNDPETLIYLNNAKIAQDNSDTLKVAVIASINFDPSLSEEILRGVAQAQNEVNNQGGINGKKLQIVIASAENREDFARLDNELVQDKSIVAAVGVRRNTAIYNQNRLVLVLPVERPNQAENPEKLDNNSINNQPNSSPTNYLFHINPLYENLVDNHSRYIARQARNVAICGDVRSSRDTSTPSSNQILVEQYTQAIKKYGSNVISTPCNLADKNFDPRAFVDKAIEDNASGFLLMPSIRNIYFATKVAQEVKGRKPLFASETMYSATTLQNGKDLEGMVLPVYWHRDANKDNPFAKNAFQLWNAQVNQRTAGAYDALQAIVAGLKQDSTREGLQRVLSNRNFSTSGATGTINFLPSGERKGEAMLVKIERCESCSSGTGYDFALLNKK
- a CDS encoding serine/threonine-protein kinase, producing MVCCLNPNCENPQNPDGANFCLSCGTELVSLLRNRYRIITPLGRGGFARTYIAQDIDKLNERCVVKQLVLSQFYGSQGSQAHKKATELFEREAKRLQELGEHVQIPNLYAYFKEAEYLYLVQQFIEGQNLLQELKQQGVFDEAKIRDFLNDLLSVLVDIHQQQVIHRDIKPENIIRRQNDGKLVLIDFGVAKQKAEPTNTTVGTIIGSLGYAPIEQMQAGKVFPSSDIYSLGITCFHLLTNIPPSSLWIKQGYGWVSSWRQHLTQPISQELEMIIDKSLQENHEQRYQSAQAVLQDLNKLPPLRYTSAPTVIPPTLRSKSQPQNQHQSTRYLPQLSNIRLLSGAIITGSGSSFLAIALISFLGTSWISSGLWLLILGGLVFVQSRPLLEKAYLIFIAIIANLLIVFIFRNLLTNNLFVAGVNGLLLVGLLVILAGLLTVILMVVSEIINKLISQYF
- a CDS encoding hemerythrin domain-containing protein, with protein sequence MVTTLDDTKRNAIAVKLASLKALQQLVIENEQSLLTQGLDSEIADRIRNFIKDDEKNLGVLETVIGQYGIQAEPKKNVTQFIEKARELFKGSELSLYEKVSQHELLKHQIVMSGLIVHKAAQKIGADVLLAIAPLNTINFENRAHQEQLKGILEILGVRELTGQDADQGIWARVQDALAAVSGVVGSAVTQNSDKKDLNIQDVIRLDHNKVNTLFTELLQSNDPQKIQEYFGQIYKDLSAHAEAEEEVVYPRVRPFYGQDNTQELFDEQAHAKQALEEIKALSPSSPQFKEKVKQLMDAIGDHIRQEESTMFAAIRNNLSSDETEQLATEFKAAKTRIQQKLGVVTESNV